Proteins found in one Brachyspira murdochii DSM 12563 genomic segment:
- a CDS encoding lysozyme inhibitor LprI family protein: protein MKNIISIIAAFILVIAVISCGGNKETNQSEQNTQTNQTSQSQNIQTNTLVNQSKQTNNQKELFDMKYVYKGIRADKIKFDEKLKNLRENNEYAKRNFDFLNRKFANDDERKKYSIEFISNVNYAALDLEFLISWGNWGIYSKAADYYAVEYLYVDQNLALKKAREELLKLNKKDADVYLALFLSHFACDSLYYFEEEKKYLTEWKKAGGSNIAMMMRKNDNENAYIQKMNLINYIIEAPDSLRAEKLAADAYKDNFYRYIVKDNGYIDLFNENNYSLTSIELEGTARLSSVKIAEEIGNTNIMNKYIKTYVNNRLANDDIEDYLEYYQNYYNINAVYCYDGWNNLNLLEFKKNTFLIESTMDGLVNMHYYNPEFIKDNLYASFKEIKNYNFRLGDIDNIESAKINSISTNDLKDYTEDSKFIDSGSFDREQYSSYIASKMYYPLHSVSFFLCDINNDGKEELMLSGEYTSSAGRGGIAHYTLLLKENLEIDFDSETGLLINNPDFQSLECTQKIYTENGKNKMLLLDTLNNKAYDIFVDNNEIKNAEVFNYITYSYQPKLEWKGSILDGMPEGVLKTDASFDMFKAENASDKAIVSDRTLRVADKLISDAYFTKKAALDKQGQEELLEQRRAEIKAIQEAKGDIKAIEAEMLKILNIQ from the coding sequence ATGAAAAATATTATTTCTATAATTGCAGCATTTATTTTAGTTATTGCTGTAATTTCATGCGGCGGAAACAAAGAAACTAATCAATCAGAACAAAATACTCAAACTAATCAAACATCACAATCTCAAAATATTCAAACTAATACTTTAGTTAATCAAAGCAAACAGACAAATAATCAAAAAGAATTATTTGATATGAAATATGTATATAAAGGCATTAGAGCAGATAAAATAAAATTTGATGAAAAGCTTAAAAATTTAAGAGAAAATAATGAATATGCAAAAAGGAATTTTGATTTTCTTAATAGGAAATTTGCAAATGATGATGAAAGAAAAAAATATTCTATAGAGTTTATATCAAATGTTAATTATGCTGCATTAGATTTAGAATTCTTAATAAGCTGGGGTAACTGGGGTATATATAGTAAAGCTGCAGATTATTATGCCGTTGAATATTTATATGTTGATCAAAATTTAGCATTAAAAAAAGCAAGAGAAGAATTATTAAAATTAAATAAAAAAGATGCTGATGTTTATTTAGCATTATTCTTATCTCATTTTGCCTGCGATTCGCTTTACTATTTTGAAGAAGAGAAAAAATATTTAACAGAATGGAAAAAAGCAGGCGGCAGTAATATTGCTATGATGATGAGAAAAAATGATAATGAGAATGCTTATATACAAAAGATGAATTTAATTAATTATATAATAGAAGCTCCTGATTCTTTAAGAGCAGAAAAATTAGCTGCTGATGCTTATAAAGATAATTTCTATAGATACATTGTAAAAGATAATGGATATATAGATTTATTCAATGAAAATAATTATTCTTTAACCTCAATTGAATTGGAAGGTACAGCCCGTTTATCTTCAGTAAAAATAGCAGAAGAAATAGGCAATACAAATATAATGAACAAATATATAAAAACTTATGTAAATAATAGATTAGCTAATGATGATATAGAAGACTATTTAGAATATTATCAAAATTATTACAATATTAATGCCGTTTATTGTTATGACGGTTGGAACAACCTTAATTTACTTGAGTTTAAAAAGAATACATTTTTAATTGAAAGCACTATGGACGGATTAGTAAATATGCATTATTATAATCCTGAGTTTATAAAAGATAATTTATATGCTTCATTTAAAGAGATAAAAAATTATAATTTCAGACTTGGAGATATAGATAATATAGAATCTGCCAAAATTAATTCAATTTCTACAAATGATTTGAAAGATTATACTGAAGACTCCAAATTTATAGATTCAGGCAGCTTTGATAGAGAACAATATTCATCTTATATAGCCAGCAAAATGTATTATCCTTTGCATAGCGTATCTTTCTTCTTATGTGATATCAATAATGACGGCAAAGAAGAATTAATGCTTTCAGGCGAATATACAAGTTCTGCAGGAAGAGGCGGTATAGCACATTATACTTTACTTTTAAAAGAGAATTTGGAAATAGATTTTGATTCAGAAACAGGACTGCTTATTAATAATCCTGATTTTCAATCTTTAGAATGTACTCAAAAAATATACACAGAAAACGGCAAAAATAAAATGCTTTTATTAGATACTCTTAATAATAAAGCATATGATATATTCGTTGATAATAATGAAATAAAAAATGCAGAAGTTTTTAATTATATTACATATAGTTATCAGCCAAAATTGGAATGGAAAGGAAGCATACTCGATGGAATGCCTGAAGGAGTTTTAAAAACAGATGCAAGTTTTGATATGTTTAAAGCAGAGAATGCATCAGACAAAGCAATAGTATCCGACAGAACTTTGAGAGTAGCTGACAAACTTATAAGCGACGCATATTTTACTAAAAAAGCTGCTTTGGATAAACAAGGTCAGGAAGAATTATTAGAGCAAAGAAGAGCAGAAATAAAAGCTATTCAGGAAGCAAAAGGAGATATTAAAGCAATAGAAGCTGAAATGCTTAAGATTTTGAATATACAATAA
- a CDS encoding ankyrin repeat domain-containing protein, which yields MKNIISIIIIFILIISIISCGGGNKETNQSENTQTNQTETNKVYINPTTTNENNNTDIDINIDTTKYTNEYIQGTELDPMPTGYSKIDEILNEHKYKAPIYEISKLIAEEGLEGKITEMTNFGDKYIFKDSTPLFLAVQFGYNDLAKELIKEGADVNARASDMETEGGMDMLYYAVRNNNPEMTKILIDKGLDKNRDYGYEYSTYLTDIAIGNNNLDVLKLLVKRGDSKETLIPEAVRENNIEMVKYLLSIGQDIDAQRFYDGFWVDSPLKVAAENGYIEMAKFLIDEGANLNSADDYMLYAYNNYDITKLLADNDIFNLNTNTTREEAIELVKNSKYYEIEKLLSSEDSNNIDGYDELMNAISKGDMKALEKLIKDDTDLNKQYDNITPLGLAAARNDKEMVKFLVEKGADINLEDGYGYTPLIIAMKYRNIDLVKDIIDLKPDLNAICSATGDTPLTYLVREVWFGTDACYYMIKNGADVNKKNDNGDTPLIVAVENVVGSYGMLGVIINMGADYNIKNNDGKTAMDIVIEEDDKAALHHLNNPDSLEYYLTI from the coding sequence ATGAAAAATATTATTTCTATAATTATAATATTTATTTTAATAATTTCTATAATTTCCTGCGGAGGCGGTAACAAAGAAACAAATCAATCAGAAAATACTCAAACTAATCAAACAGAAACTAATAAAGTATATATTAATCCTACAACTACAAATGAAAATAATAATACAGATATTGATATTAACATTGATACAACTAAATATACCAATGAATATATTCAAGGTACAGAATTAGACCCTATGCCTACAGGATATAGTAAAATAGATGAAATACTTAATGAACATAAATATAAAGCACCAATATACGAAATATCAAAGCTAATAGCAGAGGAAGGATTAGAAGGAAAAATTACTGAAATGACAAATTTTGGTGATAAATATATATTTAAAGATTCTACTCCTTTATTTTTGGCAGTACAATTCGGATACAATGATTTAGCAAAAGAGCTTATAAAAGAAGGGGCTGATGTTAATGCCAGAGCAAGCGATATGGAAACAGAAGGCGGTATGGATATGCTTTACTATGCTGTTAGAAATAATAATCCTGAAATGACTAAAATTTTAATTGATAAAGGACTTGATAAAAATAGAGATTATGGTTATGAATATTCTACTTATTTGACAGATATTGCTATTGGCAACAACAATCTTGATGTACTTAAACTTCTTGTAAAAAGAGGAGATTCAAAAGAAACTTTAATTCCAGAAGCAGTACGAGAAAATAACATAGAAATGGTTAAATATTTATTATCTATAGGACAAGATATAGATGCTCAGAGATTTTATGACGGATTTTGGGTTGATTCTCCTTTGAAAGTAGCGGCTGAAAACGGATATATAGAAATGGCTAAATTTTTAATTGATGAAGGAGCTAATTTAAACTCAGCTGATGATTATATGCTTTATGCATATAATAATTATGATATAACTAAATTATTAGCAGATAATGATATTTTTAATCTTAATACTAATACAACTAGAGAAGAAGCTATAGAATTAGTAAAAAATAGCAAATATTATGAAATAGAAAAATTATTATCAAGCGAAGATTCCAATAATATAGACGGATATGATGAATTAATGAATGCTATATCTAAAGGCGATATGAAAGCATTAGAAAAACTTATAAAAGATGATACTGATTTGAATAAACAATATGATAATATTACACCTCTTGGCTTAGCTGCTGCTAGAAATGATAAAGAAATGGTTAAATTTTTAGTAGAGAAAGGTGCTGATATAAATTTAGAAGACGGATACGGATATACTCCCTTAATAATAGCAATGAAGTATCGTAATATAGATTTAGTTAAAGATATTATTGATTTGAAGCCTGATTTAAATGCTATATGTTCAGCAACAGGAGATACCCCTTTAACATATTTAGTACGTGAAGTTTGGTTTGGTACAGATGCTTGTTACTATATGATAAAAAATGGTGCTGATGTAAATAAAAAAAATGATAACGGAGATACTCCATTAATAGTTGCCGTAGAAAATGTTGTTGGAAGTTATGGTATGTTAGGAGTTATTATAAATATGGGGGCAGATTATAATATAAAAAATAATGACGGAAAAACAGCTATGGATATTGTTATAGAAGAAGATGACAAAGCAGCACTTCATCATTTAAATAATCCAGACAGTTTAGAATACTATCTTACTATATAA
- a CDS encoding ankyrin repeat domain-containing protein, translated as MAAVYNKVNAAKLLLKNNAEVDMKDEYGMTALMRACHNGNLEMTKMF; from the coding sequence ATGGCAGCTGTATATAATAAGGTTAATGCTGCAAAATTGCTTCTAAAAAATAATGCTGAAGTAGACATGAAAGATGAATATGGTATGACAGCATTGATGCGGGCTTGTCATAATGGAAATTTAGAAATGACAAAAATGTTTTAG
- the gatA gene encoding Asp-tRNA(Asn)/Glu-tRNA(Gln) amidotransferase subunit GatA, with protein MELQQLSIIQIREKLKNKEIDAPTLVESIIKRIEEDDKREDKIHAYLEVFKDEALEQAKKAQERINNGEDLPLLGVPLAIKDNLCYKDHLMTASSKMLEGYKAPYTAPTVQRLIDNGAIIIGRTNMDEFAMGGTTETSNYGITRNPRNRAYVPGGSSGGSAAAVAADFAFAALGSDTGGSIRQPASFCGIVGVKPTYGRVPRLGCIAMASSLDQVGPLTKDVKDAALMTKIIAGFDPKESTTLNIPVPDYLSALDGNIKGMKIGLAKEYYDTDLIASDVKENIMNAIGRLKDQGAEIVDISLPNAKYGSRVYTAVMTVEVASNMGRYDGIRYGYHPKGDFNLDEYYYTSRSVGLAFETRARILFGTLMTGKRFFYSHYQHALKVRKLMQMDFDNAFKNVDVIISPSSPVTAGLLGTRDQTDSALSFLADSYTSNINLVGLPAMSVPCGYDKNNMPIGIQFITKQFNETDMFRMAYAHELANK; from the coding sequence ATGGAGTTACAGCAATTAAGCATAATTCAAATTAGAGAGAAATTAAAAAATAAGGAAATAGATGCACCTACATTAGTTGAATCTATTATAAAAAGAATAGAAGAAGATGATAAAAGAGAAGATAAAATACATGCATATCTTGAAGTTTTTAAAGATGAGGCATTAGAACAAGCTAAAAAAGCTCAGGAGAGAATAAATAATGGAGAAGACTTGCCTCTTCTTGGTGTTCCTTTAGCTATTAAAGATAATTTATGTTATAAAGATCATTTAATGACAGCTTCTTCAAAAATGCTTGAAGGATATAAAGCTCCATACACAGCTCCTACAGTTCAAAGATTAATAGATAACGGTGCTATTATTATAGGAAGAACCAATATGGACGAATTTGCTATGGGAGGAACTACAGAAACTTCCAATTACGGCATAACTAGAAATCCTAGAAACAGAGCTTATGTACCCGGAGGTTCTTCAGGCGGTTCTGCTGCTGCTGTTGCTGCTGATTTTGCATTTGCTGCTTTGGGAAGTGATACTGGCGGATCTATAAGACAGCCTGCTTCTTTCTGCGGTATAGTAGGAGTTAAACCTACTTACGGAAGAGTACCTAGACTTGGCTGTATCGCTATGGCAAGCAGTTTAGACCAAGTAGGACCTTTAACTAAAGATGTTAAAGATGCTGCTTTAATGACAAAAATTATTGCTGGTTTTGATCCTAAAGAATCTACTACTTTAAATATTCCTGTTCCAGACTATCTTTCTGCTTTAGACGGAAATATCAAAGGAATGAAAATAGGACTTGCTAAAGAGTATTATGATACTGATTTAATAGCTTCAGATGTAAAAGAAAATATTATGAATGCTATAGGAAGATTAAAAGATCAAGGTGCTGAAATTGTTGATATAAGTCTGCCTAATGCTAAATACGGTTCAAGAGTTTATACTGCTGTTATGACTGTAGAAGTCGCTTCAAATATGGGAAGATATGATGGAATAAGATACGGATATCACCCTAAAGGCGATTTTAATTTAGATGAATATTATTATACTTCAAGAAGTGTCGGACTTGCTTTTGAAACTAGAGCTAGAATATTATTCGGTACTTTAATGACTGGTAAAAGATTTTTCTACAGCCATTATCAGCATGCTCTAAAAGTAAGAAAATTAATGCAGATGGATTTTGATAATGCATTCAAAAATGTAGATGTTATTATATCACCATCTTCTCCTGTAACTGCAGGACTTTTAGGTACTAGAGACCAAACTGACAGTGCTTTGAGCTTTTTAGCAGACAGCTACACTTCTAATATTAATTTAGTAGGACTTCCAGCTATGAGCGTACCTTGCGGTTATGATAAAAACAATATGCCTATAGGTATACAGTTTATAACTAAACAATTTAATGAAACTGATATGTTCAGAATGGCATATGCTCATGAATTAGCTAATAAATAA
- the rpsF gene encoding 30S ribosomal protein S6, whose protein sequence is MREYEILFVTEINDAVHQSAKDHVKTILQNYHAEIFNEADYGIHNLSYPIRKVNQGKFYYYHFRCDGNNLAHIEKELRYELSILRFIIVRLDEIIQKNKKEVNKENNNEEASKEA, encoded by the coding sequence ATGAGAGAATACGAAATACTATTCGTAACAGAAATCAATGACGCTGTGCATCAAAGTGCTAAAGATCATGTCAAAACTATTCTTCAAAACTATCATGCAGAAATTTTTAATGAAGCTGATTACGGTATTCATAATCTAAGCTACCCAATACGTAAAGTTAATCAGGGTAAATTCTATTACTATCATTTCAGATGCGATGGTAATAATTTGGCTCATATTGAAAAAGAACTTCGTTATGAACTTAGCATATTAAGATTTATAATAGTTCGCTTAGATGAAATAATACAAAAAAATAAAAAAGAAGTTAATAAAGAAAATAATAATGAAGAAGCTTCTAAAGAGGCTTAA
- the ssb gene encoding single-stranded DNA-binding protein — translation MATDFNSVTLIGRLTADPVSKYLPSGSAVAEFSIANNYYVSSKNATEVNYFDVVAFGKMAETVSKYLTKGKQVAVMGTLRQERWQDKDTNAARSKVRIIMQNMQMLGSSNAAGSTMDTTYSPSSSGVDLGSFSDDDDEVPF, via the coding sequence ATGGCAACAGATTTTAATAGTGTAACTTTAATAGGAAGACTCACAGCAGATCCAGTATCAAAATATCTGCCTAGCGGAAGTGCTGTTGCAGAGTTTTCTATAGCAAATAATTATTATGTAAGCAGTAAAAATGCTACAGAAGTTAATTACTTTGATGTAGTTGCTTTCGGAAAAATGGCTGAAACTGTAAGCAAATATCTTACAAAAGGAAAACAAGTTGCTGTAATGGGTACTTTAAGGCAGGAAAGATGGCAGGATAAGGATACTAATGCTGCAAGATCTAAAGTGAGAATCATTATGCAGAATATGCAGATGTTAGGTTCTTCAAATGCAGCAGGAAGTACTATGGATACAACATACTCTCCTTCATCTTCAGGTGTAGATTTGGGTAGTTTCTCAGATGATGATGATGAAGTACCATTTTAA
- the rpsR gene encoding 30S ribosomal protein S18, with the protein MDLENTENLENNNTNNEEEVKIKTERKPHFNKEGNEKDGRKKFFKKKVCYFCKNNIDVLDYKDIKLLKRYVKDSGKIIPKRLNGTCSKHQRLVTKAIKRARNIALLPYETRY; encoded by the coding sequence ATGGATTTAGAAAATACTGAAAATCTTGAAAATAATAATACTAATAATGAAGAAGAGGTAAAAATTAAAACTGAAAGAAAGCCTCATTTTAATAAAGAAGGTAATGAAAAAGACGGAAGAAAAAAATTCTTTAAGAAAAAAGTTTGCTATTTCTGCAAAAACAATATTGATGTATTAGATTATAAAGATATCAAATTATTAAAAAGATACGTTAAAGACAGCGGTAAAATTATACCTAAACGCTTAAACGGTACTTGCTCTAAACATCAAAGATTAGTTACTAAAGCTATTAAAAGAGCTAGAAATATAGCACTTTTACCTTATGAAACTAGATATTAA
- a CDS encoding aldo/keto reductase: protein MEIKMPKIALGAWSWGSGLAGGDQVFGNSLFEEELKPVFDKAMSLGLNLWDTAAVYGEGSSERILGNFIKTLTNIDDIIISTKFTPQIAGKSDNPIQEMLDESKKRLNTDKIDIYWIHNPLDFEKWINYIIPIAKDKQIKSIGLSNFNIEQIKEAEDILEKEGLKISAIQNHFSLLDRFSENSGILKYSKDKGIIFFSYMVLEQGALTGKYNSTNPFKKDTARDKAYNSHLKELEALIEGLKTVGKKYNASPAQVSIAWAISKGTLPIIGVTKVHQVEEAKEAENIQLKEDEIKYLEKLADDTNIKTVREWEENMK, encoded by the coding sequence ATGGAAATAAAAATGCCTAAAATAGCATTAGGAGCTTGGTCTTGGGGATCAGGTTTGGCAGGGGGAGATCAAGTTTTTGGAAATAGTTTATTTGAAGAAGAATTAAAACCTGTATTTGATAAAGCAATGTCATTAGGTCTAAATTTATGGGATACTGCGGCAGTTTATGGAGAAGGTAGTTCAGAGCGTATATTGGGTAATTTTATTAAAACTTTGACAAATATAGATGATATTATAATCTCAACAAAATTTACTCCTCAAATAGCTGGAAAATCTGATAATCCTATTCAAGAAATGCTTGATGAAAGTAAAAAACGTCTTAATACTGACAAAATAGATATTTATTGGATTCATAATCCATTAGACTTTGAAAAATGGATAAATTATATAATACCAATAGCTAAAGATAAACAAATTAAAAGTATTGGACTTTCAAACTTCAATATAGAACAAATTAAAGAAGCTGAAGATATACTTGAAAAAGAGGGATTAAAAATATCAGCTATTCAAAATCATTTTAGTCTATTAGATAGATTTTCTGAAAACTCTGGCATATTAAAATATTCTAAAGATAAGGGAATTATATTTTTTTCTTATATGGTTTTAGAACAAGGAGCATTAACAGGAAAATATAATAGCACAAATCCATTCAAAAAAGATACTGCAAGAGATAAGGCTTATAATTCTCACTTAAAAGAATTAGAAGCATTGATTGAAGGATTAAAAACTGTGGGTAAAAAATATAATGCAAGCCCCGCACAAGTTAGCATTGCTTGGGCTATATCTAAAGGAACTTTACCTATTATTGGAGTTACAAAAGTACATCAAGTTGAAGAAGCAAAAGAGGCTGAAAATATTCAATTAAAAGAAGATGAAATTAAATATTTAGAAAAATTGGCAGATGATACTAATATAAAAACAGTAAGAGAATGGGAAGAGAATATGAAATAG
- a CDS encoding flavodoxin family protein, with product MKVLAINGSARKDGNTAILINIIFEELNKEGIETEMIQLARQVIEPCKACWGCAKKTNCVHRNDNFQEYFEKMKNADGIILASPVYSANISSNLQAFLERASVISDMHRDKNLFKYKAGASVCASRRGGALNAIDAMNHFLIIQDMFLAGSSYWTFAFGKDIEDVKNDAEGIKTIKNLGINIAYLMKALEDKKIK from the coding sequence ATGAAAGTATTAGCTATTAATGGAAGTGCGAGAAAAGACGGAAATACTGCTATTCTTATAAATATAATATTTGAAGAGCTTAACAAGGAAGGAATCGAAACTGAAATGATACAATTAGCAAGACAAGTGATAGAACCTTGTAAAGCATGCTGGGGCTGTGCTAAAAAAACTAACTGTGTGCATAGAAATGATAATTTTCAGGAATATTTTGAGAAGATGAAGAATGCTGATGGTATCATATTAGCATCTCCTGTTTACAGTGCAAATATTTCTTCTAATCTTCAGGCATTTTTAGAGAGGGCATCTGTTATTTCTGATATGCATAGGGATAAAAACTTATTTAAATATAAGGCCGGGGCTTCTGTTTGTGCTTCAAGGAGAGGCGGTGCTTTGAATGCGATTGATGCTATGAATCATTTTTTAATTATTCAGGATATGTTTTTAGCAGGATCAAGCTATTGGACTTTTGCTTTTGGTAAAGATATTGAAGATGTTAAAAATGATGCTGAAGGGATAAAAACAATAAAAAATCTTGGTATAAATATAGCTTATTTAATGAAGGCTTTAGAAGATAAAAAAATAAAATAA
- a CDS encoding protein-disulfide reductase DsbD family protein, with product MNNNQFKVLKYIIILIFVTAYTSFAQNNNLMNLNAFDRLDKNAEISFTLITNNNQLAVKANIPNNYYAYLESAVANKILFFADNKQINTIYPEGEKYHNDIIIKGDTEFILEDVDINKINFIKCTYQLCSEKDNVCLQPQSKVIYGEEIDIQNNNIADEKPENASSIENYIKGSNNIFITLILIFAAGLASVLLPCTYPLLSITVSILGTTTDNKNNKKSSVLASLLFALGVITTYTLLGAVVSVAGFAFHKTILFGSIGYNPIILTILVLLFLYFTFSMAGFYEIKAPSFLQSAKTNAYSKKNQSLFHKYIMGLLAGIVATPCAAPIIAVILEIGFLNPVFAALYMAVYALGFASVLFVLGTFASILTKMPKAGTWMVYVKYIFTFLMMIISFYYANILFGVLGFNKISYILSSVTILIFAVLVYIIKNKSAMLSALELKIFVSVVIISIALGSAYGFIKSKSEVSNHITYTEALELSKQNNKPILIDFSAVWCANCYELKDKVFVNEELKKFIDDNLIFTEVDVDKYKNISDEYNVKWLPWIIVIDSNKNILYTKNSFSSFDDEMALTIKKDLEKIINK from the coding sequence ATGAATAACAATCAATTTAAGGTCTTAAAATACATTATAATTCTAATTTTTGTTACTGCATATACTTCTTTTGCTCAGAATAATAATTTAATGAATTTAAATGCATTTGATAGATTAGATAAAAATGCTGAAATCTCTTTTACATTAATTACAAATAATAATCAATTAGCAGTAAAGGCAAATATCCCAAATAATTATTATGCATATTTAGAGTCAGCCGTAGCAAATAAAATACTATTTTTTGCAGACAATAAACAAATTAATACAATATATCCAGAAGGTGAAAAGTATCATAATGATATTATAATAAAAGGTGATACTGAGTTTATTTTAGAAGATGTTGATATAAATAAAATTAACTTTATAAAATGTACTTATCAATTATGCTCAGAAAAAGACAATGTATGTCTGCAGCCTCAAAGTAAAGTTATATACGGAGAAGAAATTGATATACAAAACAATAATATAGCAGATGAAAAACCAGAAAATGCCAGTTCTATAGAAAATTACATAAAAGGAAGCAATAATATATTTATAACATTGATTTTAATATTTGCAGCAGGGCTTGCATCTGTACTTTTACCTTGTACTTATCCGCTACTATCAATAACAGTGTCTATTTTAGGAACAACAACTGATAACAAAAACAATAAAAAATCGAGTGTATTAGCTTCGCTATTATTTGCATTAGGAGTAATAACAACATATACTCTTTTGGGTGCTGTAGTTTCTGTTGCTGGATTTGCTTTTCATAAAACTATTCTATTTGGAAGCATTGGATATAATCCTATTATTTTAACTATATTAGTATTGTTATTTTTATACTTTACTTTTTCAATGGCAGGTTTTTACGAGATTAAAGCTCCTAGCTTTTTACAGTCAGCAAAAACAAATGCATACAGCAAAAAAAATCAGTCATTATTTCATAAATATATAATGGGGCTTCTTGCTGGAATAGTTGCTACACCTTGTGCTGCTCCTATAATAGCTGTTATTTTAGAAATTGGTTTTCTTAATCCTGTATTTGCTGCTCTTTATATGGCAGTTTATGCTTTGGGTTTCGCTTCTGTATTATTTGTTCTTGGTACATTCGCTTCAATACTCACCAAAATGCCTAAAGCTGGAACTTGGATGGTATATGTTAAATATATTTTCACTTTCCTAATGATGATAATAAGTTTCTATTATGCTAATATACTTTTTGGTGTTTTGGGCTTTAATAAAATAAGTTATATATTATCATCTGTTACAATATTAATATTTGCGGTATTAGTTTACATAATAAAAAATAAATCGGCTATGTTAAGTGCCTTAGAATTAAAAATATTTGTTTCTGTAGTAATTATATCTATAGCATTAGGAAGTGCTTACGGATTTATAAAGTCAAAAAGCGAAGTTTCAAATCATATAACATACACTGAAGCATTAGAGCTTTCAAAACAAAATAACAAACCAATACTTATAGATTTCTCTGCTGTTTGGTGTGCTAATTGTTATGAACTTAAAGATAAAGTATTTGTAAATGAAGAGCTTAAAAAATTTATAGATGATAATTTGATTTTCACTGAAGTAGATGTGGATAAATACAAGAATATTTCTGATGAGTATAATGTTAAATGGCTTCCTTGGATAATAGTTATTGACAGTAACAAAAATATATTATACACAAAGAATTCATTTTCAAGTTTCGATGATGAAATGGCTTTGACTATAAAAAAAGATTTAGAGAAAATAATTAATAAATAA